The following are encoded together in the Anopheles nili chromosome 3, idAnoNiliSN_F5_01, whole genome shotgun sequence genome:
- the LOC128726595 gene encoding succinate dehydrogenase assembly factor 4, mitochondrial — translation MTSKVLLNKFSSSIRHVYVVNFVPSLSFATNKPPSEKPASPRMEEFQKKLREKTPIGKLDEIVGKHPYQEKEPLEAWPNNTNPNTGEIGGPRGPEPTRYGDWERKGRVTDF, via the exons ATGACTTCAAAAGTATTATTGAACAAATTTTCTTCCTCGATTCGGCATGTGTATGTCGTCAACTTTG TTCCTTCCTTGTCGTTTGCGACGAACAAACCACCTTCGGAAAAACCTGCAAGTCCGCGAATGGAAGAATTTCAAAAAAAGTTACGTGAGAAAACTCCGATCGGCAAGCTCGATGAAATTGTTGGCAAACATCCATATCAAGAGAAAGAACCGTTGGAAGCATGGCCAAACAACACCAACCCTAACACTGGTGAAATCGGAGGTCCACGTGGACCGGAACCGACCCGTTATGGAGACTGGGAGCGTAAGGGGCGTGTTACTGATTTTTAG
- the LOC128726463 gene encoding baculoviral IAP repeat-containing protein 5.2-B-like, producing MDSTPNIAKLLLLQEDREKSFKKWPFTVDKLCSIQKMAEAGFYWQGTDTEIDIAACFVCGKELDGWEESDDPWTEHRKHAPQCPFVKYGRPEANLTCEEFVNLMMATVKMRFQNDYTTLKTNAKVLIEKKRKEMEKLLRSH from the exons ATGGATTCTACACCAAATATAGCAAAGTTGTTATTGCTTCAGGAGGATCGCGAgaaaagctttaaaaaatgGCCTTTTACTGTCGACAAGTTGTGTAGCATTCAAAAG aTGGCAGAAGCAGGATTTTATTGGCAAGGAACAGACACGGAAATTGACATTGCcgcttgttttgtgtgcggTAAAGAGCTGGACGGTTGGGAAGAATCCGACGATCCTTGGACTGAACATCGAAAGCACGCGCCGCAATGTCCATTTGTAAAATATGGTCGCCCTGAAGCAAACCTTACG TGCGAAGAATTCGTGAACCTTATGATGGCCACAGTAAAAATGAGATTTCAAAATGACTACACTACCCTGAAGACCAATGCCAAGGTGCTGATAGAGAAGAAAcggaaagaaatggaaaagctcCTGCGATCGCATTAG
- the LOC128726842 gene encoding ras-related protein Rab-14, which produces MSAGPYNYSYIFKYIIIGDMGVGKSCLLHQFTEKKFMASCPHTIGVEFGTRIIEVDKQKIKLQIWDTAGQERFRAVTRSYYRGAAGALMVYDITRRSTYNHLSSWLADTRNLTNPSTVIFLIGNKSDLESTREVTYEEAKSLAEEHGLLFAEASAMTGQNVEEAFLETAREIYQSIKEGRLDLNSSETGVQHKPAQPGRTTLSSDAQTNKENCSC; this is translated from the exons ATGTCAGCCGGACCGTATAACTACTCTTACATATTCAAATATATCATCATCGGTGATAtgggagtgggaaaaagcTGCCTACTGCATCAGTTCACTGAAAAGAAGT TTATGGCAAGTTGTCCACATACGATCGGAGTCGAGTTCGGGACGCGCATCATCGAAGTCGATAAGCAGAAGATCAAGTTGCAAATATGGGATACGGCCGGACAGGAACGGTTCCGAGCGGTCACGCGTTCGTATTACCGCGGTGCAGCCGGAGCTCTAATGGTGTACGACATCACTAGACG TTCAACCTACAACCATTTGTCGAGTTGGCTGGCGGACACTCGCAATCTAACGAACCCAAGCACTGTGATATTTTTGATCGGCAACAAGTCGGATTTGGAGAGCACTCGCGAAGTAACATATGAAGAAGCTAAAAGCCTCGCTGAAGAACACGGGCTACTGTTTGCAGAAGCTAGTGCAATGAC CGGTCAAAATGTCGAGGAAGCATTTTTAGAAACAGCCCGAGAGATCTATCAAAGTATCAAGGAGGGTCGGCTGGATTTGAACTCATCCGAAACCGGCGTACAGCATAAGCCAGCTCAACCCGGCCGGACAACGCTTAGCAGTGACGCGCAAACGAACAAGGAAAACTGTTCCTGCTAG
- the LOC128726207 gene encoding uncharacterized protein LOC128726207 produces the protein MSGMYGHNREAVRVKVKKCEKNVPSETRKFSVDPQITNLEVLYSLLAKAFDLKSDFGISYKVIEANGQESYLVVLSDWDLEAAFLRAHNQSIASKNEPCLNLRVDIKPFSESSEWDGNGSTATISIPRELVSLQQSLGAGQKYVQNKLPGLIMNQMEKTFSMVQRAFNFVEDPLLTQPIRPPLADAEFRKLQDSVGQIVAPEQLRKVIYLGGIDPSLRRVVWKHILNVYPDGMTGRDRMEYMKRKSAEYFRLRDVWRSTMQKGNIIGELGYVTSMVRKDVLRTDRLHPFYAGSDDNQNIAALFNVLTTYALNHPAVSYCQGMSDIASPLLVTMGDEAQAYICFCAVMERLSCNFMLDGIAMTLKFSHLSEALQYYDPEFFAYLKHHQADDLLFCYRWLLLEMKREFAFDDALRMLEVLWSSLPPLAPKGELALYEKEYEPPPPDESIHPPPSQSPSVILRTPRENHYTKVCELRRQSSALSLSSSCCTSTIPLNRSGRYDKQGSVGVGGRLDASRRLNLSLDENITRENIYSTKVGNVQKVHQSLDEAKIALVKQRKIVRSVGDDDYIQEGFEVTNTLQGDEDNVTDVEDSVFHSPQHQSSVIRSSMNKTNPFIDGSLESVSNQGPVTDNERLSSEIPEEIRQESTTPGTNSSSAASSVRNSPVIGRSRSLFSSSAATGKMIARQLSNQKKLLISSASATGSGSGTTGVGHFHDLKEKLASSRKGIFASLDKTHSVDESMPVDTGNSRSNNQAEKSKPKLVKNFNEFLSFATMNKSRISDRLVTKKLITNASAANNVNNSCSIDSTTSSYTTTTTGGMTEASHDDSTETIEYNELKPKPVIKLTKSSFDDSDSSATSVGLGVDSMATTAALSRSSDNSSFIVDDSSNSVSPIHIRREEHESASNVEIDPKQSSVQHPGDLHVAGPSASSISVGDGSSPDDSQEYFPMTTSMTRELRLELENLDRHVFGSDFHNKQHRLYTLNSCVDLETPPESGDFVAHTAAGGIERLPMSATVVTTIAYSKLDNKRSLPRTIDKMMEIESIDEICDRSSLEQLAEEVRTDVVRYREKPGRRRTGTGATSSVVSDNRDSKRISTSSANASSDVFVWENPLHQECDDDAVSPLSGGMVTGEVTQIQQRAATTPDEHPELEYDGEIIEETTLGKKSVTPIRLVRKNGDRSGPGTARNSMVLPDSSDSSDDSPLSRSPVAVKFKFHPNNPFFDAASNAIDNRPLGLLHAPMDDADEDVLEEATEASAISGNSPNSVRNEKVKQQEVEIPSTQASSSIVSCVPNVPLDPNPLEIGISSTDGLENTAPTPSSISSLKVAGVLPPPQEFGGGNPFLMFLCLTILLQHRDYIIKTGMDYNEMAMHFDKMVRKHNVTRVLNQARQMYAEYRRMYQQQLMASKAAVPDTLSMMANSYHGMQSMGLGGVTSDALARKASAPEVSSARRSTAADLTLVT, from the exons ATGTCCGGAATGTACGGTCACAATCGCGAAGCTGTTCGTGTGAAAGTGAAG AAATGCGAAAAGAATGTTCCTTCCGAAACAAGAAAATTTAGTGTCGATCCACAGATCACAAATCTTGAGGTCCTGTATTCGTTGCTCGCAAAGGCTTTTGATTTAAAAAGCGATTTCGGAATCAGTTACAAAGTGATCGAGGCGAATGGTCAAGAAAGCTATCTAGTGGTACTATCTGACTGGGATTTAGAGGCCGCTTTCTTAAGAGCTCATAATCAGTCAATCGCAAGCAAAAACGAGCCTTGTTTAAACCTTCGCGTAGACATCAAACCATTCTCAGAATCATCAGAATGGGATGGAAACGGTTCGACTGCCACCATAAGCATACCGCGGGAGTTAGTATCCCTCCAGCAATCGTTGGGTGCGGGGCAAAAGTATGTGCAGAATAAGCTCCCTGGGTTGATAATGAATCAAATGGAAAAAACATTCTCAATGGTCCAGCGAGCATTCAATTTTGTGGAGGACCCGCTTCTAACACAACCTATTCGTCCACCGTTGGCGGATGCCGAATTTCGCAAGTTGCAGGATTCTGTTGGTCAAATCGTAGCCCCCGAACAATTGCGAAAAGTAATTTATCTAGGTGGAATTGATCCCAGCCTTAGGAGGGTGGTTTGGAAACACATACTAAATGTGTATCCAGATGGGATGACTGGCAGAGATCGGATGGAATACATGAAAAGGAAATCAG CGGAATATTTTCGATTGCGCGATGTATGGCGAAGTACAATGCAAAAAGGCAACATTATTGGCGAGTTAGGATATGTTACAAGCATGGTACGCAAAGACGTTTTGCGTACCGATCGCCTTCATCCGTTTTATGCCGGCAGTGATGATAACCAAAATATCGCCGCCCTCTTCAACGTACTGACGACTTACGCGTTGAATCATCCGGCCGTTAGCTATTGCCAAGGAATGTCTGATATTGCGTCGCCGTTACTAGTCACAATGGGAGACGAAGCTCAAGCTTACATTTGCTTCTGCGCTGTTATGGAACGCTTGAGCTGTAATTTTATGCTAGACGGAATTGCTATGACCCTCAAGTTTTCCCACCTCTCCGAGGCGTTGCAATATTATGACCCGGAATTTTTTGCCTACCTGAAACATCACCAGGCAGATGATCTGCTGTTTTGCTATCGATGGTTATTGCTTGAGATGAAGCGTGAATTTGCGTTCGACGATGCCTTGAGGATGCTGGAGGTTCTCTGGAGTTCCCTGCCACCGCTGGCTCCGAAAGGAGAACTTGCTTTGTACGAAAAAGAGTatgagccaccaccaccggatgaGAGCATTCATCCACCGCCTAGCCAAAGCCCGTCAGTAATACTAAGAACCCCTCGAGAAAACCACTATACAAAAGTTTGTGAACTTAGGCGACAAAGTTCTGCTCTTTCGCTAAGCTCATCTTGTTGCACATCGACAATCCCGTTGAATCGATCAGGCCGCTATGATAAGCAAGGAAGCGTGGGAGTAGGGGGTCGTTTGGATGCGTCTCGACGGCTGAATCTTAGTTTGGATGAAAACATAACACGAGAAAACATTTATTCCACCAAAGTTGGCAACGTACAAAAAGTACATCAAAGTTTGGACGAAGCCAAGATTGCCCTCGTGAAACAAAGGAAAATCGTGCGAAGCGTCGGAGATGACGATTACATTCAAGAAGGATTCGAAGTTACAAATACCCTTCAAGGAGACGAGGATAATGTAACCGACGTGGAAGACAGTGTGTTTCATTCTCCCCAACACCAGAGCAGTGTGATACGGTCATCGATGAACAAAACGAATCCTTTCATCGATGGTTCGCTTGAAAGCGTCTCAAATCAAGGACCGGTAACAGATAATGAACGACTATCGTCTGAGATTCCAGAGGAGATAAGACAAGAATCCACAACACCCGGAACAAACAGTAGCAGTGCAGCTAGTAGTGTTCGCAATTCTCCTGTCATAGGACGCAGTCGAAGTCTGTTTTCTAGCTCGGCAGCGACTGGAAAAATGATAGCACGACAGTtgagcaaccaaaaaaagttACTAATCTCCTCCGCCAGTGCCACTGGTAGCGGTTCTGGAACGACAGGAGTTGGACATTTTCACGATTTGAAAGAGAAGCTTGCCTCGAGCCGGAAAGGCATCTTTGCCTCCTTAGATAAGACCCATAGTGTCGATGAGAGCATGCCAGTTGATACAGGTAATTCCAGGTCAAACAATCAagcggaaaaatcaaaaccaaaactTGTAAAAAATTTCAACGAGTTCCTAAGCTTTGCCACTATGAACAAGAGCCGTATTAGCGACAGGTTAGTGACGAAAAAGTTGATAACTAACGCTAGTGCTGCAAATAACGTAAACAACAGCTGTTCCATCGATTCGACAACTAGCAGTTACACGACGACAACAACCGGTGGTATGACGGAAGCTTCGCACGATGATTCTACGGAAACCATTGAGTATAATGAGTTAAAACCGAAACCAGTAATCAAACTGACGAAATCATCATTCGACGATTCGGATTCCTCAGCGACGAGCGTTGGTTTGGGAGTGGATTCGATGGCAACAACAGCTGCCCTATCGAGGTCCAGCGATAACAGTAGTTTCATCGTTGATGATAGTTCCAATTCTGTATCGCCAATTCACATTCGCAGAGAGGAGCATGAATCAGCCTCAAACGTAGAAATCGACCCTAAGCAGTCAAGTGTGCAACATCCTGGTGATCTTCATGTGGCTGGCCCTTCCGCGAGTTCCATATCCGTCGGTGATGGCAGTAGCCCGGATGACTCACAAGAGTATTTTCCAATGACAACTTCCATGACTAGAGAATTACGTCTAGAATTGGAAAATCTTGATCGTCATGTCTTCGGAAGCGACTTTCACAACAAGCAGCATCGTCTTTATACGCTTAATAGCTGTGTTGATTTAGAAACACCGCCTGAAAGTGGTGATTTCGTGGCACATACCGCTGCCGGTGGCATCGAGCGGCTTCCAATGTCAGCGACGGTTGTGACAACGATCGCGTATAGTAAACTAGACAATAAAAGAAGTCTGCCTCGGACCATTGATAAGATGAtggaaattgaatcaattGATGAAATCTGTGATCGTTCCTCACTCGAGCAACTAGCCGAGGAAGTAAGGACGGACGTAGTACGCTACAGGGAAAAACCGGGTCGCCGTCGAACAGGAACCGGTGCCACCAGTAGCGTTGTCAGCGACAATCGAGACAGTAAACGCATCAGTACATCCAGTGCTAATGCGAGTAgtgatgtgtttgtttgggaaAATCCGCTCCACCAAGAGTGCGACGACGATGCAGTAAGCCCGTTGTCAGGTGGAATGGTCACCGGTGAAGTGACTCAAATACAACAGcgcgcagcaacaacacctgACGAGCATCCCGAACTCGAGTACGACGGAGAGATTATCGAAGAGACAACGTTGGGGAAAAAATCCGTCACTCCCATTCGGCTGGTCCGGAAAAATGGAGATCGCTCGGGACCAGGTACGGCACGCAACTCAATGGTCTTACCAGATTCCTCTGATTCATCAGATGATTCGCCGCTCTCTCGATCACCCGTGGCGGTAAAGTTCAAATTTCACCCGAACAATCCCTTCTTTGATGCCGCCTCGAATGCAATTGATAATCGACCTCTAGGTTTGTTACACGCGCCTATGGATGATGCCGATGAGGACGTACTGGAAGAGGCAACGGAAGCTTCAGCTATTAGCGGCAATTCCCCCAATTCAGTGCGAAACGAAAAAGTCAAACAGCAGGAAGTTGAAATACCGTCTACTCAAGCTTCGTCTTCAATCGTCTCGTGCGTTCCCAATGTACCGCTGGATCCAAATCCCCTCGAGATAGGCATTAGTAGTACCGACGGCTTAGAGAATACTGCTCCTACACCTTCCTCTATTTCTTCCTTGAAAGTCGCCGGAGTTCTTCCACCGCCACAGGAGTTCGGCGGTGGCAATCCTTTTTTGATGTTTCTCTGCTTAACGATACTGCTACAGCATCGAGATTATATCATAAAAACAGGCATGGACTACAATGAGATGGCTATGCATTTCGATAAAATGGTACGCAAGCACAACGTAACACGTGTACTTAACCAGGCTCGCCAAATGTACGCCGAATACCGACGCATGTATCAACAACAGCTGATGGCTAGTAAGGCTGCTGTGCCCGACACGTTATCGATGATGGCCAACAGTTACCATGGGATGCAGAGTATGGGTCTGGGTGGAGTGACTTCAGATGCTCTTGCTCGGAAGGCATCAGCTCCGGAAGTTAGTTCTGCTCGTCGAAGCACAGCTGCGGATTTAACGCTTGTTACGTAG
- the LOC128725253 gene encoding cyclin-H, producing MYSLSSQKQFWTFKTEQELTELRVKQNLRFINKHGAGMTDEQKQGYFLSADEERLLLKQYELQLKEFCKRFEPPMPKYVVGTAFHYFKRFYLNNSSMDYHPKEILATCVYLSCKVEEFNVSIAQFVANIKGDRSKAMDIILSNELLLMQELNYYLTIHNPMRPIEGFLIDIKTRCSMSNPDRLRPGIEDFIDKTFLTDAPLMYAPSQIALAAVLHAASKEQENLDSYVTESLFGAAKDKLPVLIEAVRRVRSMVRTIELPQKERVRFLEKKLEKCRNQENNPDSQIYKQRMKKMYEDEDDLDVMGSSYHMNVSDVNLDVSQNTSIPGNMTVE from the exons ATGTATTCTCTAAGCTCCCAAAAACAGTTTTGGACATTTAAAACTGAGCAGGAGTTGACGGAACTACGAGTGAAACAGAACTTACGGTTCATCAATAAGCATGGAGCCGGCATGACG GATGAACAAAAACAGGGATATTTCTTGTCGGCTGATGAGGAACGGTTATTGCTGAAGCAGTATGAATTGCAGCTAAAGGAATTTTGTAAAAGATTTGAGCCACCGATGCCAAAGTACGTAGTTGGAACAGCATTTCACTACTTCAAGCGGTTTTATCTCAACAATTCCTCTATGGACTACCATCCAAAAGAAATATT AGCAacgtgtgtttatttgtccTGTAAAGTGGAAGAATTTAATGTTTCCATCGCCCAGTTTGTTGCTAACATCAAAGGAGATCGAAGCAAAGCTATGGATATAATTTTATCAAACGAGTTGTTACTAATGCaggaattaaattattatctTACAATACATAATCCTATGAGACCGATTGAAGGATTTCTGATCGACATAAAA ACACGATGTAGTATGAGTAATCCCGATCGACTGCGGCCAGGAATTGAGGATTTTATCGATAAAACATTCCTAACCGATGCTCCGTTGATGTATGCACCATCGCAGATAGCTCTGGCTGCGGTTTTGCATGCTGCCAGTAAAGAGCAAGAAAACTTAGATAGCTATGTCACGGAATCGTTGTTTGGTGCCGCCAAGGACAAATTACCTGTTCTAATTGAGGCTGTTCGAAGGGTTCGATCAATGGTCCGTACTATTGAGCTTCCACAAAAGGAGCGCGTACGATTCCTCGAAAAAAAGTTAGAAAAATGTCGCAATCAAGAAAATAATCCCGACAGTCAGAT TTACAAACAACGCATGAAGAAAATGtatgaagatgaagatgatcTGGATGTTATGGGATCCTCGTATCATATGAATGTTTCAGATGTAAATCTAGATGTGTCGCAAAACACAAGCATCCCGGGAAACATGACTGTGGAATAA